Sequence from the Phragmites australis chromosome 11, lpPhrAust1.1, whole genome shotgun sequence genome:
TATCATGCGACGACTTGGTTTGGACGGGAGATTGGATAGGAACAGCCCTTTGGCATACACAaactatagtttttttttatagatttcGATCGCTATCATTGCTACAGTGAGGTGGATCCAACTGTGCAGCTTCATTTTCATCCAGCCTCGTGAAGTACAAGTCACATGATCACTCGATTAGGATCATATCATAACTGTGACTACCATGAAGCATCAGGAGGTTTGATGATAATTGGAACAGCTTGCCAGATTAATAAGAAAGTGTTTCAAGTACGAATACATGTTTTTGTGTTCATGTAAGGAAGCTCTACGCGTCATTCCGCTGTGGCCGGCTGTGTGGCCGCCACCTCACCATCCCCTTGCTCATCTCTCCGGTTCTCCCCTGCCTCGAGTCGTTCCAGCGTCCACCAAAAAAACGCAACGCACCGTGCGCCCTCTCTTGCCCCTTCCCCCAAGTCCCGAGTCCCGACCCCTCCCGCGCGCGAGATCGATCCGGTCCCTAGATCCCGATGGCCTCGCGCCGCCGCACcctcctcaaggtcatcatcctCGGCGACAGCGGGTGAGTAATTCGGATCTCCCCCCTCCCGGGTCCCCTGCGGTTTCGCGTCGGTTTCGTGCTGACCCTTGTTTCCTACGATCTAGGGTTGGGAAGACGTCCTTGATGAACCAGTATCCTGCGATTCGCTTGATTTCAGGACGAAGCGGATGGGGTTTCTTTTATATACATAATCTTTGTTCTGTGTTTTGTGTTTTCTTGAGCTGTGATTTAATTCAGATACGTGAACAAGAAGTTTAGCAACCAGTACAAGGCTACGATTGGCGCCGATTTCCTCACCAAGGAGGTGCAGTACGAGGATAGGCTCTTCACTTTGCAAGTATGAttggtcccccccccccccccccccgcgcgcCTTCTCTATGCTGTTCTCTGCGGGTAGCCGGGTAGTTCGGTTTCTTGATGTTAACTTCAGTGCAAATTAGTGCCGTCCTTATTAGTTTATTAACTGATTAGCTCTGATGTAATTGTAGGGTGGAGGATGTTTGCTGTTGAACGTTTGTTTGTGTAGATCATAGCAATATAACATCGACTGATTCAGTCTTTACAATATCTTGCTTGACTCAATTAGCGTGCTTGATTTGTCATGATAGAGTTTGTAGCATTAGCTCCTTGAACACACAGAGTTCGTTTTGTTGCTTTTATTGTTTCGAATTATTCTATTGCATACCTTATAATGAAGTCTTCTcgctataaaaaaaaatgtgccaCTTAGTTTTACTGGGTGAAAGCACTGGCAAGACAAAATTTACTTGTTTCAACAAAGTCTGTGCTTAATCAAGTGCCTAGCCTACATTATTTATGTCATTATTTACTAGCGAATTGAATGATACTGCTTATCTTAGCATGATGTTGTTTGGAATTAGCATAGGAAATTTGGCAACTGTATCATTTTGCGGCAACCCTGCTCTTTACTCATCCTACACTCGTGCCTATTGCTTAATTAACAAATGATACCGTTTTCAGATCTATCCCAGCTTTTCAGGTATTTTAATTCTATGTCAATTTGAAGTGACTCCTTtgtgttttggttgcttcttgtTAAACTACCATCATGAGCATCTCCAATAGGCGCATAAGAAATCTACTTAGATTCGAAGCAATATCATGTGAACAGATAATTTTGAATGTGCTTATCTTTTGTCTGCTGATTTATGATGCTTAAATATTTCTTTGTAGATATGGGACACTGCTGGTCAGGAAAGGTTTCAGAGTCTTGGTGTTGCATTCTACCGGGGAGCAGATTGTTGTGTCCTAGTTTATGATGTTAATTCTATGAAATCATTTGATAATCTGAACAACTGGCGTGAAGAGTTTCTAATTCAGGTGAAGTATTTTCAATGATTTATTAATTCAGTTCTTAAAGAGTCTTTTTAACTCCATCTTACTTTGGATTTTTAACTTTGCAGGCTAGCCCATCAGATCCTGATAACTTCCCTTTTGTTCTGCTGGGTAACAAAGTTGACGTAGATGGTGGCAACAGCCGCGTGGTAATTACCACTATATGTTTTGCTCTCTCAATTAAATGCTTCTTTTGTATTAGATTGGGCATTTCTCTGGGATGGACTGATTAGATATGTAAACTGCTTTCATTTTAGGTCTCCGAGAAAAAGGCAAAGGCATGGTGTGCTTCTAAAGGGAACATCCCGTACTTTGAGACTTCTGCCAAGGATGGAACAAACGTTGAAGAGGCTTTCCAGTGTATTGTAAAGAACGCTCTCAAGAATGAACCAGAGGAAGAACTGTAAGCA
This genomic interval carries:
- the LOC133885163 gene encoding ras-related protein Rab7, translating into MASRRRTLLKVIILGDSGVGKTSLMNQYVNKKFSNQYKATIGADFLTKEVQYEDRLFTLQIWDTAGQERFQSLGVAFYRGADCCVLVYDVNSMKSFDNLNNWREEFLIQASPSDPDNFPFVLLGNKVDVDGGNSRVVSEKKAKAWCASKGNIPYFETSAKDGTNVEEAFQCIVKNALKNEPEEELYMPDTVDVVGGNRAQRSSGCC